Proteins encoded together in one Meles meles chromosome 7, mMelMel3.1 paternal haplotype, whole genome shotgun sequence window:
- the ATXN7L3B gene encoding ataxin-7-like protein 3B, which produces MEEISLANLDTNKLEAIAQEIYVDLIEDSCLGFCFEVHRAVKCGYFYLEFAETGSVKDFGIQPVEDKGACRLPLCSLPGESGNGPDQQLQRSPPEFQ; this is translated from the coding sequence ATGGAGGAAATTTCGTTGGCTAATCTGGATACTAACAAGCTAGAGGCCATCGCTCAGGAGATATACGTAGATCTAATAGAGGATTCTTGTTTGGGCTTCTGCTTTGAGGTGCACCGGGCAGTCAAGTGTGGCTACTTCTACCTGGAGTTCGCAGAAACTGGTAGCGTGAAGGATTTTGGCATTCAGCCAGTGGAAGATAAAGGAGCATGCCGCCTCCCGCTTTGCTCCCTTCCTGGAGAATCCGGGAATGGGCCTGATCAGCAGCTGCAACGCTCACCCCCAGAATTCCAGTAG